From a single Helicovermis profundi genomic region:
- a CDS encoding RNA-binding S4 domain-containing protein: protein MKVIEIKTEFIKLDQFLKFSNVIGSGGIAKLIIKDGLVRVNDEVCLQRGKKIRNNDLVEISFYDDNGNIDKIIKLKVKQI from the coding sequence ATGAAAGTTATTGAAATAAAAACAGAATTTATAAAATTGGATCAATTTTTAAAATTTTCAAATGTTATTGGCTCTGGTGGAATAGCAAAATTAATAATAAAAGATGGTCTTGTAAGAGTTAATGATGAAGTGTGCCTTCAAAGAGGAAAGAAAATAAGAAATAATGACTTAGTAGAAATAAGTTTTTATGATGATAATGGAAATATTGATAAAATTATAAAATTAAAAGTTAAACAAATATAA
- the trpS gene encoding tryptophan--tRNA ligase — MKRVLSGVQPSGEITLGNYITMKNFVNLQKYKDCYYCVVDLHSITVPQDPKKLYENSLQLAALYMAIGINPNESTLFLQSQVSAHAELAWLLQCNTYLGELSRMTQFKEKSKGKKAFSTGLYTYPILMAADILLYDTNYVPVGDDQKQHLELTRDIAIRFNNKFGDTFVIPEPLISKKGARIMSLDDPTTKMSKSNPNTHSKISLLDSPNKVKKSIMKSTTDSEMLIKYDLANKPGVSNLLTIYSSLTDISIEELETKYINQGYGNLKKDLVNTINDSLFTIQNDYTRILKSGEAFDVLKEGSKRANEVATKVLDKAKKNMGFITF; from the coding sequence ATGAAAAGAGTTTTATCTGGCGTTCAACCTTCTGGAGAAATCACTTTAGGTAATTATATTACTATGAAAAATTTTGTAAATCTTCAAAAATATAAAGACTGTTACTACTGTGTTGTTGATTTACACTCAATAACTGTCCCACAAGATCCAAAAAAATTATATGAAAATTCACTACAACTTGCTGCATTATATATGGCTATTGGTATAAATCCAAACGAGTCAACTTTGTTTTTACAATCTCAAGTTTCCGCACATGCTGAATTAGCTTGGCTTTTACAATGTAACACATACTTAGGCGAACTAAGTAGAATGACGCAATTTAAAGAAAAAAGCAAAGGAAAAAAAGCTTTTTCTACAGGTTTATACACTTATCCTATTTTAATGGCTGCTGACATACTTCTTTATGATACCAACTATGTTCCTGTCGGTGATGATCAAAAACAACATTTGGAGCTAACTCGAGATATAGCCATTAGATTTAATAATAAATTTGGAGACACATTTGTTATACCTGAGCCTTTAATATCTAAAAAAGGTGCTAGAATCATGTCTTTAGATGATCCTACAACAAAAATGAGTAAAAGTAATCCTAATACTCATAGTAAAATTTCTTTATTAGACTCTCCAAATAAAGTTAAAAAATCAATTATGAAATCTACAACTGATAGTGAAATGTTAATTAAATATGATTTAGCTAATAAACCTGGTGTAAGTAATTTATTAACTATATATTCAAGCCTTACTGATATTTCTATTGAAGAATTAGAAACTAAGTATATTAATCAAGGTTATGGAAATTTAAAGAAAGATCTTGTTAATACAATTAATGATTCTTTATTTACTATTCAAAATGATTATACTAGAATTTTAAAAAGTGGTGAAGCTTTTGATGTGCTTAAAGAAGGTTCAAAAAGAGCAAATGAAGTTGCAACTAAAGTTCTTGATAAAGCAAAAAAAAATATGGGCTTTATAACATTTTAA
- the nadA gene encoding quinolinate synthase NadA has protein sequence MNRNEMVEEIIRLKEKKNAIILAHNYQIPEVQDIADFVGDSLKLSQIASETDKDLIVFCGVKFMAESAKILSPEKKVLLPVIDAGCPMSDMITGEDLKKYKEENPNVPIVTYVNSSAEVKAYSDICCTSSNALNVVKSLDAKEILFAPDKNLGSYIAGKITDKKIRLWHGFCITHERVETSEIDSARERRPGVKILVHPECNPKIVEKADFVGSTSQIIDYVKTSSDSEFYIGTEMGILHSMRKVAPNKELHLLSKSLVCYNMKKTSLEDVYNALKNDVNEINIDEDIRVKAYNALKRMLSINA, from the coding sequence ATGAACAGAAATGAAATGGTTGAAGAAATAATTAGACTTAAGGAGAAGAAAAATGCAATAATTTTAGCACATAATTATCAAATACCTGAGGTTCAAGATATTGCTGATTTTGTGGGAGATTCTTTGAAATTAAGCCAGATTGCTTCAGAAACTGATAAAGATTTAATTGTTTTTTGTGGTGTAAAATTTATGGCTGAAAGCGCAAAAATACTTTCGCCTGAAAAGAAAGTTTTACTACCAGTAATAGATGCAGGTTGTCCAATGTCTGATATGATAACAGGAGAAGATTTAAAAAAATATAAGGAAGAAAACCCAAATGTACCTATTGTGACGTACGTGAACTCTTCTGCTGAAGTTAAGGCATACAGTGATATTTGTTGTACTTCGTCTAACGCTTTAAATGTTGTTAAATCTTTAGATGCTAAAGAAATACTATTCGCTCCAGATAAAAATTTAGGAAGTTATATTGCAGGTAAAATCACGGATAAAAAAATTAGACTTTGGCATGGATTTTGTATTACTCATGAGAGAGTTGAAACAAGCGAAATAGATTCAGCTAGAGAGAGAAGACCAGGTGTTAAAATATTGGTTCATCCTGAATGCAATCCTAAAATTGTTGAAAAAGCTGATTTTGTTGGAAGTACTTCACAGATTATTGATTATGTAAAAACATCTTCTGATAGTGAATTCTATATTGGAACAGAAATGGGTATTTTACATTCGATGAGAAAAGTTGCACCAAATAAAGAATTGCATTTACTTTCAAAAAGTTTAGTGTGTTACAATATGAAGAAAACTTCATTAGAAGATGTATATAATGCTTTGAAAAATGATGTAAATGAAATTAATATAGATGAAGATATTAGAGTAAAAGCATATAATGCATTAAAAAGGATGTTGAGTATAAATGCTTAA
- the recF gene encoding DNA replication/repair protein RecF (All proteins in this family for which functions are known are DNA-binding proteins that assist the filamentation of RecA onto DNA for the initiation of recombination or recombinational repair.), which produces MYIKEIKLINFRNYEELKIDFSNNVNIIMGNNAQGKTNLIESIYLSGFGKSFRTSKENDIININKDFLFVRITFVKKNRENTIEYKIINNKKKEIKINNNSIKKISDLLGIINIVIFSPDDLKLIKNSPLERRKFIDRELSQMNNAYCKNLIEYHKILNHRNKLLKQIFFNNKLKDTLDIWNKKLVEIGIVIIIKRREFIKNLSSISNKIHKNITNNLENLSIIYEPNIKSSLSNNNKNIEIEFSELLTKNIEVDIKRGYTSIGPHRDDISFFINDIDVKKYGSQGQQRTSVLSLKLSEIELIYNETKEYPILLLDDVMSELDINRQNDLVKTLNKVQTIITTTDVNNIHINNINKSTLFKVDSGKIVKI; this is translated from the coding sequence GTGTATATTAAAGAGATCAAACTTATAAATTTTAGAAATTATGAAGAATTAAAAATTGATTTTTCTAATAACGTTAATATTATTATGGGAAATAATGCTCAAGGGAAGACTAATTTAATTGAATCTATTTATTTATCAGGGTTTGGTAAATCCTTTAGAACTTCAAAAGAAAATGATATTATTAATATAAATAAAGATTTTTTATTTGTTAGAATTACATTTGTAAAAAAAAATAGAGAAAATACTATTGAATACAAAATAATAAATAATAAAAAAAAGGAAATTAAAATAAATAATAATAGTATAAAAAAAATTTCAGATTTACTTGGAATAATAAATATTGTTATTTTTTCTCCAGATGATTTAAAATTGATTAAAAATTCTCCTTTAGAAAGAAGAAAATTTATTGATAGAGAATTAAGTCAAATGAATAATGCGTATTGTAAAAATTTAATAGAATATCATAAAATTCTAAATCATAGAAATAAACTGCTTAAACAAATATTTTTTAATAATAAATTAAAAGATACTTTAGATATATGGAATAAAAAATTAGTTGAAATTGGGATTGTTATAATTATAAAAAGAAGAGAATTTATAAAAAATTTATCTTCTATATCAAATAAAATTCATAAAAATATTACTAATAATTTAGAAAATCTAAGTATTATATATGAACCAAATATAAAAAGTAGTTTATCAAACAATAATAAAAATATAGAAATTGAATTTAGTGAATTATTAACTAAAAATATTGAAGTAGATATAAAAAGAGGTTATACTTCAATTGGTCCACATAGAGATGATATAAGTTTTTTTATTAATGATATAGATGTAAAAAAATATGGATCACAAGGTCAACAGAGAACTTCAGTACTTTCATTAAAATTATCTGAAATAGAATTAATTTACAATGAAACGAAAGAATATCCTATTTTGTTACTTGATGATGTTATGAGTGAATTAGATATAAATAGACAGAATGATTTAGTTAAAACTTTAAATAAAGTTCAAACTATAATAACCACAACAGATGTTAATAATATTCATATAAATAATATTAATAAATCAACTTTATTCAAAGTTGATTCTGGAAAAATAGTAAAAATATAG
- a CDS encoding STAS domain-containing protein — protein sequence MSLVINKNLIESEDIWSIDLEGDVDINTSNKLKEEINSLLDEREANVELNFKELSYIDSTGLGVLISILKRVKKNENKIVVKNSKKNVFKLFKITGLDKVFELK from the coding sequence TTGTCACTTGTAATTAATAAAAATTTAATTGAATCTGAGGATATTTGGTCTATTGATTTAGAAGGCGATGTTGATATTAATACATCTAATAAACTTAAAGAAGAAATTAATAGTTTATTAGATGAGAGAGAAGCAAATGTAGAATTAAATTTTAAGGAATTATCTTATATAGATAGTACAGGCCTTGGGGTGTTAATTAGTATATTAAAAAGAGTTAAAAAAAATGAAAATAAAATAGTTGTAAAAAATTCGAAGAAAAATGTTTTTAAACTTTTTAAAATTACAGGATTAGATAAAGTATTTGAATTAAAATAA
- a CDS encoding ATP-binding protein translates to MKDSILISLPLKSEYISVARLTASIIANKVGFDIEEIEDIKVAIGEACNNAVLHANKEGEFNIKFEVSENTFEAEIIDNGRGFEYNNYKTPDLENPKDHGLGIFIMKSLMDNVEVNSIKNIGTSIKLTKTLIGVQ, encoded by the coding sequence ATGAAAGATAGTATTTTAATTTCATTACCATTGAAATCAGAATATATTAGTGTTGCAAGATTAACGGCTTCAATAATTGCAAATAAAGTAGGTTTTGATATAGAAGAAATTGAAGATATAAAAGTTGCAATAGGTGAAGCATGTAATAATGCAGTTCTACATGCTAATAAAGAAGGAGAGTTTAATATTAAGTTTGAAGTAAGTGAAAATACATTTGAAGCTGAAATAATTGATAATGGAAGAGGTTTTGAATATAATAATTATAAAACTCCAGATTTAGAGAATCCAAAAGATCATGGTTTAGGAATTTTTATTATGAAAAGTTTAATGGATAATGTGGAAGTTAATTCTATAAAAAATATTGGAACTTCAATAAAATTAACAAAAACATTAATAGGAGTACAATAA
- a CDS encoding GntR family transcriptional regulator: MDLFDQKKENRSLTSIIFEKIREDILNKKYKLGEKIVEAKLAEELGVSRTPVREALKQLELDGLVENIPNRGVVVKGITTQDIEDIYLIRMEIEGIAAKWCSERMNGEELEQLKEVYELMEFYTFKNDVEKCFELNTKFHEIIYTATKSRYLEHVLRDFQIFMKSTRSESLRSEGRLDTALNEHKLILEAFLERNGDKAVERIKKHIDSSRLNIKKIKSATEK; encoded by the coding sequence ATGGATCTGTTTGATCAAAAAAAAGAGAATCGTTCGCTTACTTCAATAATTTTTGAAAAAATTAGAGAAGATATATTAAATAAAAAATATAAATTAGGTGAAAAAATAGTTGAGGCAAAGTTAGCAGAAGAACTTGGTGTTAGTAGAACTCCTGTTAGAGAAGCACTTAAGCAATTAGAGCTTGACGGTTTAGTTGAAAATATTCCAAATAGAGGAGTTGTAGTTAAAGGAATTACAACACAAGATATTGAAGATATATATTTAATAAGAATGGAAATTGAAGGAATTGCTGCTAAGTGGTGTTCTGAGAGAATGAATGGTGAAGAACTTGAACAATTAAAAGAAGTTTACGAACTAATGGAATTTTATACATTTAAAAATGATGTTGAAAAATGTTTCGAGCTTAATACTAAATTTCATGAAATTATATATACTGCAACAAAAAGTAGGTATTTAGAACACGTTTTAAGGGATTTTCAGATATTTATGAAATCTACTAGAAGTGAATCATTAAGGTCAGAGGGCAGGCTTGATACCGCATTAAATGAGCATAAATTAATACTAGAAGCATTTTTAGAGAGAAACGGCGATAAGGCTGTTGAAAGAATTAAGAAACATATTGATAGTTCAAGATTAAATATAAAGAAAATTAAAAGCGCTACTGAAAAGTAG
- the gyrA gene encoding DNA gyrase subunit A: MENRDKIINIDISKEMKKSYIDYAMSVIVSRALPDVRDGLKPVHRRILYSMNENNFTPEKPHRKSARIVGDVLGKYHPHGDSSVYNAMVRMAQEFSIRHPLIDGHGNFGSIDGDSAAAMRYTEARMTKLATEMLRDIEKNTVDYTMNFDETLKEPVVLPSRFPNLLVNGSNGIAVGMATSIPPHNLGEIIDGTIRLIDFPDSNVEDLIEIVKGPDFPTGATIMGMESFKKAYRTGKGSAVVRSKIDIEEIRKNKMAIIVTEIPYQVNKSKLLENIADLVKNKKIDGITDLRDESDRNGIRVVIELRKDANANVILNKLYKHTQLQSTYSMNLIALVDGVPKLLNLYQILYYYLEHQKDVETRRVNFDLNKAEARSHILEGLIIALSNIDEIIKLIRGSNSTAEAKKSLIERFELSEIQAQAILDMRLQKLTGLERGKIESEHKELQKLISHLIEIIQDEKLLLAIIKEDLIRIKNKFNDERRTKVEFMMDEIDLEDLIEEDEVVVTLTHKGYIKRVSLKEYSSQKRGGRGKAGMITKDEDFLEHIYTTSTHDYILFFTNLGKVYRLKGYNIPDGSRISKGTAVVNLLELDSDEIVTSIIPIKDFEKGYLMLCTKNGIVKKTLLNKYDTSRKSGLIAVNLKENDELISVKVTDGNDEIMIVTEKGKSIRFKESDVREMGRTATGVIGIRLDNSDKVVMLEKIKEESKLLVVSKNGYGKRTKLKEYKVQSRGGKGIKTYNVSAKTGNLIGALIVNEDDELIIINNNGILIRIIVSEISVSGRATSGVTLMRTDKENYVVSIAKVIEEEEEEIEIKIEE, encoded by the coding sequence TTGGAAAATAGAGATAAAATTATTAATATTGATATTAGTAAAGAAATGAAAAAATCTTATATTGATTATGCTATGAGTGTAATTGTTAGCCGTGCACTTCCAGATGTTAGAGATGGATTAAAACCAGTTCATAGAAGAATATTATATTCTATGAATGAAAATAATTTTACTCCAGAAAAACCACATAGAAAATCAGCGCGTATTGTCGGTGATGTACTTGGTAAGTATCATCCACATGGTGATTCTTCTGTTTACAATGCCATGGTTAGAATGGCTCAAGAATTTTCTATTAGACATCCATTAATTGATGGACATGGTAACTTTGGATCTATTGATGGAGATAGTGCAGCTGCAATGAGGTATACTGAAGCAAGGATGACAAAACTTGCAACAGAAATGCTTAGAGATATAGAAAAAAATACAGTTGATTATACAATGAATTTTGATGAAACTTTAAAAGAACCTGTTGTACTTCCATCTAGATTTCCTAATCTATTAGTAAATGGTTCAAATGGTATTGCTGTTGGTATGGCAACGAGTATTCCTCCACATAATTTAGGTGAAATAATTGATGGTACAATAAGATTAATTGATTTTCCCGATAGTAATGTAGAAGATTTAATTGAGATTGTAAAAGGACCTGATTTTCCAACTGGTGCTACTATTATGGGAATGGAAAGTTTTAAAAAAGCTTATAGAACTGGAAAAGGTAGTGCTGTAGTAAGAAGTAAAATAGATATAGAAGAAATAAGAAAAAACAAAATGGCAATTATTGTAACAGAAATTCCATATCAAGTAAATAAATCAAAATTGCTTGAAAATATTGCTGATTTAGTTAAGAATAAAAAAATTGATGGTATTACTGATTTAAGAGATGAAAGTGATAGAAATGGAATTAGAGTTGTAATTGAACTAAGAAAAGATGCAAATGCAAATGTAATATTAAACAAATTATATAAACATACTCAATTGCAGAGTACATATTCAATGAATCTAATTGCATTAGTAGATGGAGTTCCAAAATTATTAAATTTATATCAAATACTTTATTACTATTTAGAACATCAAAAAGACGTTGAAACTAGAAGAGTTAATTTTGATTTAAATAAAGCAGAAGCGAGATCACATATATTAGAAGGTTTAATAATAGCATTAAGTAATATAGATGAAATTATAAAATTAATAAGAGGTAGTAATAGTACGGCAGAAGCAAAAAAAAGCCTAATTGAAAGATTTGAATTATCAGAAATTCAAGCTCAGGCTATTTTAGATATGAGGCTTCAAAAATTAACTGGACTTGAAAGAGGTAAGATTGAATCAGAACATAAAGAATTACAAAAATTAATAAGTCATTTAATTGAAATTATTCAAGATGAAAAATTACTATTAGCTATTATAAAAGAAGATTTAATAAGAATAAAAAATAAATTTAATGATGAACGAAGAACAAAAGTCGAATTTATGATGGATGAAATTGATTTAGAAGACTTAATAGAAGAAGATGAAGTTGTAGTTACTCTAACACATAAAGGCTATATTAAGAGAGTTTCTTTAAAAGAATATAGCTCACAAAAAAGAGGTGGAAGAGGAAAAGCTGGAATGATAACAAAAGATGAAGATTTTCTAGAACACATCTATACTACATCTACACATGATTATATTTTATTTTTTACTAATCTAGGTAAAGTTTATAGACTAAAAGGTTATAATATTCCTGATGGTTCAAGAATTTCAAAAGGGACAGCAGTTGTTAATTTACTGGAATTAGATAGTGATGAAATAGTAACATCAATTATACCTATAAAAGATTTTGAAAAAGGTTATTTAATGCTTTGTACTAAAAATGGTATTGTTAAAAAAACTTTACTAAATAAGTATGATACATCAAGAAAGTCAGGTTTAATTGCAGTAAATTTAAAAGAAAATGATGAACTTATATCTGTAAAAGTTACAGATGGTAATGATGAAATTATGATAGTAACTGAAAAAGGTAAATCAATTAGATTTAAAGAATCTGATGTTAGAGAAATGGGAAGAACTGCTACTGGAGTTATTGGAATTAGACTTGATAATAGTGACAAAGTAGTTATGCTTGAAAAAATTAAAGAAGAATCTAAACTACTTGTTGTAAGTAAAAATGGTTATGGAAAACGAACTAAATTGAAAGAGTATAAAGTTCAATCTCGTGGTGGTAAAGGTATAAAAACTTACAATGTAAGTGCTAAAACTGGAAATTTAATAGGTGCGTTAATTGTTAATGAAGATGATGAACTTATTATTATTAATAATAATGGAATACTTATTAGAATAATAGTTTCAGAAATTTCCGTTTCAGGTAGAGCTACAAGTGGTGTTACACTTATGAGAACGGATAAAGAAAATTATGTAGTATCTATTGCTAAAGTAATAGAAGAAGAAGAAGAAGAAATTGAAATAAAAATAGAAGAATAA
- the gyrB gene encoding DNA topoisomerase (ATP-hydrolyzing) subunit B codes for MTNKVNQEYNADQIQVLEGLDPVRKRPGMYIGSTSSRGLHHLVYEIVDNSIDEAMAGFCSEIDVIIGKDNTISVTDNGRGMPVDMHHKLKKSAVEVIHTVLHAGGKFGGGGYKVSGGLHGVGASVVNALSEWFIVEVKRNNKIYEIKFERGKKTSDLKVIGETDITGSKTIFKPDHLIFENLIYDYSILEHRLRELAFLNKGIKINLSDERNEEIKKISFHYEGGIKEFVSYLNKNRTTIHEKIIYGEQVNLKNSVEISLQYTDGYNDNVFTFANNINTHEGGVHLSGFKSALTRSVNDYARKKGILKEKDDNLNGEDIREGITAIISVKLEDPQFEGQTKTKLGNSEIRGIVESFTFSMVSDYLEENPIEAKVIIEKCQRAAKAREAARKARELTRRKGLLDGFTLPGKLADCSEKDPSLCEIYIVEGDSAGGSAKQGRNRATQAILPLRGKILNVEKSNFARIFNSTEIRAMITAFGCGIGDEFNIEKLRYHKIVIMTDADVDGAHISTLLLTFLFRYMRPLIDNGYIYIAQPPLYKVKKGKTEHYTYSDKELELLLADIGKTGISIQRYKGLGEMNPEQLWDTTMDPETRTMIKINIDDAIDADLTFSTLMGEKVEPRREFIEENAKYVTNLDF; via the coding sequence ATGACTAATAAAGTAAATCAGGAGTATAATGCTGATCAAATACAAGTTTTAGAAGGACTTGATCCAGTTAGAAAAAGACCGGGAATGTATATTGGTTCAACAAGTTCAAGAGGATTACATCATTTGGTTTACGAAATTGTAGATAATAGTATTGATGAAGCAATGGCAGGTTTTTGTAGTGAAATTGATGTCATAATAGGAAAAGACAATACCATTAGTGTTACAGATAATGGTAGAGGTATGCCAGTAGATATGCATCATAAATTAAAAAAATCTGCAGTTGAAGTAATACATACAGTACTTCATGCAGGTGGAAAATTTGGCGGCGGCGGTTACAAGGTATCTGGTGGTCTTCATGGTGTAGGTGCATCAGTAGTAAATGCACTTTCTGAATGGTTTATTGTAGAAGTAAAAAGAAATAATAAAATTTATGAGATAAAATTTGAAAGAGGAAAAAAAACAAGTGATTTAAAAGTTATTGGAGAAACTGATATAACTGGTTCAAAAACAATATTTAAACCAGATCATTTAATTTTTGAAAATTTAATTTATGATTATTCTATTTTAGAACATAGATTAAGAGAATTAGCTTTTTTAAATAAAGGTATAAAAATAAATCTTTCAGATGAAAGAAATGAGGAAATTAAGAAAATTTCTTTTCATTATGAGGGTGGAATAAAAGAATTTGTTAGCTATTTAAATAAAAATAGAACTACTATCCATGAAAAAATAATATATGGAGAGCAAGTTAATTTAAAAAATAGTGTTGAAATTTCTCTTCAATACACAGATGGATATAATGATAATGTTTTTACTTTTGCTAATAACATAAATACGCACGAAGGTGGAGTTCACTTAAGTGGATTTAAAAGTGCATTAACTAGATCAGTTAATGATTATGCAAGAAAAAAAGGTATTTTAAAAGAAAAAGATGATAATCTTAATGGTGAAGATATAAGAGAAGGTATTACAGCAATAATATCAGTTAAACTTGAAGATCCTCAGTTTGAAGGACAAACTAAAACAAAGCTTGGAAATAGCGAAATTAGAGGAATTGTAGAATCTTTTACTTTTAGTATGGTATCAGATTATTTAGAAGAAAATCCTATTGAAGCAAAAGTAATAATAGAAAAATGCCAAAGAGCTGCAAAAGCAAGAGAAGCTGCAAGAAAAGCAAGAGAATTAACAAGAAGAAAAGGTTTACTTGATGGTTTTACACTTCCTGGTAAACTAGCAGATTGTTCTGAGAAAGATCCTAGTCTTTGTGAAATATATATTGTCGAAGGGGATTCTGCCGGTGGTTCTGCTAAACAAGGTAGAAATAGAGCAACTCAAGCAATACTTCCTCTAAGAGGAAAAATTTTGAATGTTGAAAAATCTAATTTTGCTAGAATATTTAATTCTACTGAAATTAGAGCAATGATTACAGCATTTGGATGTGGAATAGGTGATGAATTTAATATAGAAAAACTAAGATATCATAAAATTGTTATAATGACGGATGCCGATGTAGATGGAGCTCATATTTCAACACTTCTTTTGACATTTTTATTTAGATATATGAGACCATTAATTGATAACGGTTATATTTATATAGCACAACCACCACTTTATAAAGTTAAAAAAGGGAAAACAGAGCATTACACATATTCTGATAAAGAGTTAGAATTATTATTAGCAGACATAGGAAAAACAGGAATAAGTATTCAAAGATACAAAGGTCTTGGAGAAATGAATCCTGAACAACTTTGGGATACTACTATGGATCCAGAAACAAGAACTATGATTAAAATAAATATAGATGATGCTATTGATGCTGATTTAACTTTTTCCACATTAATGGGTGAAAAAGTTGAGCCTAGAAGAGAATTTATTGAAGAAAATGCTAAGTATGTTACAAATTTAGATTTTTAG
- the dnaN gene encoding DNA polymerase III subunit beta, giving the protein MNFSCNQTILSDSINIVQKAVSLKTTKPILKGILLKAYNNQLKLVGNNLSIGIENTIEANVKKEGSIVISSKLFGEIIRKLPNETINFSVNENNVIDITCLNTKFSIQGQSALEFPEIEEIDNTEEYEINSLIFKNMIRQTIFAISLDDSRPILTGSLIEIKNDNLSMVSIDGYRLSLKNISIDSDFVNKAVIPGKTLSEVNKILSQLNENNEKIKISITDKHIMFNIEKIKIISRLLDGEFIKYDQIIPNEFNSIVKINTSELLRSIERASLLAIESKSNTIKMIFKNSNLNISTNVEIGSVDENVDIELKGKEIEIGFNPKYLMDALKIIDSEEVIMKLTTSVSPCIIKPVDDESYTYLILPVRLS; this is encoded by the coding sequence ATGAATTTCTCATGTAACCAAACTATATTATCTGATTCTATTAATATAGTTCAAAAAGCTGTTTCTTTAAAAACTACAAAACCGATATTAAAAGGAATTCTTTTAAAAGCCTATAATAACCAATTAAAGCTAGTAGGTAATAATTTAAGTATTGGTATTGAAAATACCATAGAAGCTAATGTAAAAAAAGAGGGATCAATAGTGATATCTTCAAAACTATTTGGAGAAATTATTAGAAAATTACCTAATGAAACTATTAACTTTAGTGTTAATGAAAATAACGTAATTGATATTACTTGTTTAAATACTAAATTTTCTATACAAGGTCAATCAGCTCTTGAATTTCCTGAAATTGAAGAAATAGATAATACTGAAGAATATGAAATTAATTCGCTTATATTTAAAAATATGATTCGTCAAACTATATTTGCAATAAGCTTAGATGATTCAAGACCTATACTTACAGGTTCGTTAATTGAAATAAAAAATGATAATTTATCAATGGTATCAATTGATGGATATAGATTATCATTAAAAAATATTTCAATTGATTCAGATTTTGTAAATAAAGCTGTAATACCAGGAAAAACATTAAGTGAAGTAAATAAAATATTATCTCAATTAAATGAAAATAATGAAAAAATAAAAATTTCTATAACTGATAAGCATATAATGTTTAACATAGAAAAAATTAAAATAATATCAAGATTATTAGATGGAGAATTTATTAAATATGATCAAATTATTCCAAATGAATTTAATAGTATTGTAAAAATTAATACTTCTGAATTACTGCGTAGCATAGAAAGGGCTTCTCTTTTAGCAATAGAAAGTAAAAGTAATACAATAAAAATGATATTTAAAAACTCTAATTTAAATATATCTACTAATGTTGAAATAGGTAGTGTTGATGAAAATGTAGATATCGAATTAAAAGGTAAAGAAATTGAAATAGGTTTTAATCCTAAATACTTAATGGATGCACTAAAAATTATAGACAGTGAAGAAGTAATAATGAAACTTACTACAAGTGTTAGTCCTTGTATAATTAAACCAGTTGATGACGAAAGTTATACTTATTTAATTTTACCAGTTCGATTATCATAA